One candidate division WOR-3 bacterium DNA window includes the following coding sequences:
- a CDS encoding C1 family peptidase — protein sequence GYDSYGVNMMEDPGVGQVKAVLANRTTCVLGINIYPNFDNIEQYDTVYTVRTKYGRSRGGHALCIVGYDDNKMTADGPGAFRLVNSWGEGWGNKGYCWMSYYAVKNAKAGLSQGWVYVTFDRYKYSPTALGRVKLTHPGRDRITITFGAGSPGNPLAYYTFRRFWALDGQITDRPFPNHNLVFDLTNGAEYFDQTDTAFFSCLDRKKDKKTGTIDFFSVEYGSRYGYSSQTVKIPDYGIAAYSKIVLPFTFGTQGRPVDGSVAASRASYRNGTAHVAFNLAARGTVQAAFFDDLGRTVARATTQGHTGPNELSARLPGSTGVYFYRLVSGATTMTGKLAAIR from the coding sequence AGGCTATGACAGCTACGGCGTGAACATGATGGAGGACCCCGGCGTCGGTCAGGTCAAGGCGGTCCTGGCGAACCGCACTACCTGCGTTCTCGGGATCAACATCTACCCCAACTTCGACAACATCGAGCAGTACGATACCGTCTATACTGTTCGCACCAAGTACGGCCGCAGCCGCGGCGGCCACGCACTCTGCATCGTCGGCTACGACGACAACAAGATGACTGCCGACGGCCCCGGCGCATTCCGGCTGGTGAATTCCTGGGGTGAGGGCTGGGGCAACAAGGGTTACTGCTGGATGTCCTACTACGCCGTCAAGAACGCCAAGGCGGGTCTAAGCCAGGGCTGGGTGTACGTCACCTTCGACAGGTACAAGTACAGCCCGACCGCGCTGGGGCGAGTGAAACTGACCCACCCTGGCCGGGACCGAATCACCATTACGTTCGGGGCGGGAAGCCCGGGCAACCCGCTGGCGTACTACACCTTCCGCCGGTTCTGGGCTCTGGACGGCCAGATTACGGACCGGCCGTTCCCGAATCACAACCTGGTGTTTGACCTCACCAATGGCGCGGAGTACTTCGACCAGACCGACACGGCCTTCTTTTCGTGTCTCGATCGGAAGAAGGACAAGAAGACGGGGACAATCGACTTCTTCTCAGTCGAGTATGGCAGCAGATACGGTTACTCGAGCCAGACGGTCAAGATCCCGGACTACGGCATCGCGGCGTACTCCAAGATCGTGCTCCCCTTCACGTTTGGCACCCAGGGGAGGCCGGTTGACGGCTCGGTGGCGGCCAGCCGGGCCAGCTATCGAAACGGCACGGCCCATGTCGCCTTCAACCTGGCCGCACGCGGAACCGTGCAGGCCGCATTCTTCGACGACCTGGGCCGGACAGTGGCTCGAGCGACCACGCAGGGCCATACCGGACCGAATGAACTCTCAGCCAGGCTGCCCGGGTCTACCGGCGTGTACTTCTACCGGCTGGTGTCAGGCGCGAC